The Solibacillus sp. FSL W7-1464 genome contains a region encoding:
- a CDS encoding NAD(P)/FAD-dependent oxidoreductase — translation MNEDSKVYDVTIIGGGPAGMFTAFYGGMRQLEVKLIESLPQLGGQLAALYPEKYIYDIAGFPKIRAQELVNNLKEQMSAFDQAIVTGQSVEAIEKLEDGTFKLTTDKEIHYTKTIIITAGLGAFQPRQLEVEGADYYEGKNLHYFIHNISEFKGKNVVIFGGGDSAIDWSLMLEPIAKKVTLVHRRDQFRAHEHSVENLFNSGVEIKTPYMPDELVGDENGIRQIIIRNAEGEKETLEVDDIIVNYGFKSSLGPIKEWGLEIERNSIVVNPKMETNIEGIYAVGDVTTYDGKVKLIATGFGEAPVAISAARLYIDPAAKKHVPHSTDLFKEK, via the coding sequence ATGAATGAAGATTCAAAAGTATATGATGTCACGATTATCGGTGGCGGTCCTGCAGGGATGTTTACGGCATTCTACGGGGGCATGCGCCAGCTTGAAGTGAAATTGATTGAAAGTCTGCCGCAATTAGGCGGGCAGCTTGCAGCACTTTATCCGGAAAAATATATTTATGATATCGCAGGATTTCCAAAAATCCGTGCACAGGAACTTGTCAATAATCTGAAAGAACAAATGTCAGCCTTTGATCAGGCGATTGTAACTGGTCAAAGTGTTGAAGCCATTGAAAAGTTGGAGGACGGAACATTTAAGCTGACAACCGATAAAGAAATACATTATACAAAAACCATCATCATTACAGCAGGTCTTGGCGCATTCCAGCCAAGACAGCTGGAAGTTGAAGGAGCCGATTATTACGAGGGCAAAAACCTTCATTACTTCATCCACAATATAAGTGAATTCAAAGGGAAAAATGTTGTCATTTTCGGTGGCGGGGATTCTGCTATTGACTGGTCGCTTATGCTTGAACCGATTGCCAAAAAAGTTACACTTGTGCATAGGCGAGATCAGTTCCGGGCGCATGAACACAGCGTTGAAAATCTGTTCAATTCCGGTGTTGAAATAAAAACGCCTTATATGCCTGATGAATTGGTTGGCGATGAAAATGGTATTAGACAGATTATCATCCGAAATGCAGAAGGCGAAAAGGAAACACTAGAAGTTGACGACATCATCGTAAATTATGGATTTAAATCCTCTTTAGGACCGATTAAAGAGTGGGGTTTGGAAATCGAGAGAAATTCCATTGTCGTCAACCCAAAAATGGAAACCAATATCGAAGGAATCTATGCGGTTGGTGACGTCACAACATACGATGGAAAAGTGAAATTGATTGCAACGGGATTCGGTGAAGCGCCGGTTGCCATTAGTGCAGCGCGGCTGTATATTGACCCAGCTGCCAAAAAACATGTACCGCACAGCACGGATCTTTTTAAAGAAAAATAG
- a CDS encoding ABC transporter ATP-binding protein, translating to MEIVNVSNLKKTYGSNHVLRGINFVAKSGEVIGVIGKNGAGKSTFLEILMTLKTYDKGNVILFGKELKSFSNQELEQARKDISAVLQPTQFYKTLKVIELLKLFKAYYKSSVDIEQIITDFKLGPYRKKYFDKLSGGWKQIISLAIAFLSEPKMLILDEPTTGLDPHMRNMLWQYISDYNQRTGRTVILTTHNMDEVELYCDKVMLLNDGVGEVFDTTEGILASGYKSIHEFYLNSVVI from the coding sequence ATGGAAATTGTGAATGTAAGCAACCTGAAAAAAACATATGGCAGTAATCATGTTTTACGTGGAATTAATTTCGTAGCGAAGTCGGGTGAAGTTATTGGGGTCATCGGAAAAAATGGTGCCGGGAAATCGACGTTTTTGGAAATATTAATGACTTTGAAGACTTATGACAAGGGGAATGTCATTTTATTCGGGAAAGAGCTCAAATCATTTTCCAATCAGGAACTTGAACAGGCGAGAAAAGATATTTCAGCCGTTTTGCAGCCTACCCAGTTTTATAAGACGTTGAAAGTTATCGAGCTGCTGAAGTTGTTTAAAGCCTACTACAAATCCTCAGTAGACATTGAGCAAATTATTACGGATTTCAAATTGGGACCATATCGCAAGAAATATTTTGATAAATTGTCCGGCGGCTGGAAGCAAATTATCAGTTTGGCCATCGCTTTCTTATCAGAACCGAAAATGCTTATTTTGGATGAACCTACAACAGGTCTGGATCCGCATATGCGCAATATGCTTTGGCAGTATATTTCTGATTACAACCAACGCACTGGAAGAACGGTCATATTGACGACTCATAACATGGATGAGGTGGAATTATATTGCGATAAAGTAATGCTGTTAAATGATGGAGTCGGGGAAGTATTTGATACGACAGAAGGAATTTTGGCTTCCGGTTACAAATCGATTCACGAATTTTACTTAAACTCAGTAGTTATATAA
- a CDS encoding ABC transporter permease: protein MLKTQLKYDLIMFSRELFYLLFTIVVPPATYLFMGELFGSFTYAGNLSYVETYTPSFILLITFGVIFFAFGFDQVMNRTTGVEKRITLSPVPKKILLLSSILKSIIITSFGFFLVSILGMIAYDLSFTVWKFIMSFGFFMLLNAVLLIISSAIYSLFTTMNGALVFSIIIFQVGMITGGFAMPVDRMPEFVQIIANFNPLYHMNQLFIAVWNGQLQMDNSSLLSIVVIIGCFVISLIVLYFGNIMKNRSYNMVLWKKVQN, encoded by the coding sequence ATGTTAAAAACTCAATTGAAGTATGACTTGATTATGTTTTCGAGGGAACTGTTTTATCTTTTATTCACGATTGTCGTACCGCCAGCAACGTATTTGTTTATGGGCGAATTATTTGGAAGCTTCACTTATGCGGGAAATTTAAGCTATGTCGAAACATACACACCTTCTTTTATTCTGCTCATTACGTTCGGTGTCATATTCTTTGCTTTTGGCTTTGACCAAGTAATGAATCGGACTACTGGAGTGGAAAAGCGCATAACCCTGTCACCGGTACCGAAAAAGATACTACTGCTATCAAGCATATTAAAATCGATCATCATTACAAGCTTTGGATTTTTTCTTGTTTCGATTCTCGGGATGATTGCCTACGATCTTTCTTTTACTGTATGGAAATTTATCATGTCATTTGGTTTCTTCATGCTTCTTAATGCGGTTTTGCTCATCATATCGTCGGCTATTTATTCACTATTTACAACGATGAATGGCGCACTCGTATTTTCGATTATTATCTTTCAAGTCGGCATGATTACAGGAGGGTTTGCGATGCCGGTTGACCGTATGCCGGAATTTGTGCAAATCATCGCCAATTTCAATCCGCTCTATCATATGAATCAGCTCTTTATTGCTGTGTGGAATGGTCAGCTTCAGATGGACAATAGTTCGCTGCTTTCCATAGTGGTTATTATCGGTTGTTTTGTAATATCGCTTATCGTTCTTTATTTTGGAAACATAATGAAAAATAGGAGCTATAACATGGTACTATGGAAAAAAGTACAAAACTAG
- a CDS encoding LytTR family DNA-binding domain-containing protein, which translates to MKVTLDIDSEYEETKVTIHCSEMDDSIKEILDFLKGKKTQFIVGRDGEMQHILKPDEIHYFHTGNEGVVAVSSEGSFILREKLYELEEILPATKFIRLSKSVIANLHELSRFEASFNGTLCVHFKSGAKEYVSRTYVNAIKEALKVNRRKK; encoded by the coding sequence GTGAAAGTCACATTGGACATAGATAGCGAGTATGAAGAAACGAAAGTAACAATCCACTGTAGTGAAATGGACGACTCCATTAAAGAAATACTTGATTTTTTAAAGGGAAAGAAAACGCAATTTATTGTTGGAAGAGATGGAGAGATGCAGCATATTTTAAAGCCGGATGAGATTCACTATTTTCATACAGGCAATGAAGGCGTTGTAGCCGTCAGTTCAGAGGGTTCTTTTATATTAAGAGAAAAATTATATGAGCTTGAGGAGATACTGCCGGCAACAAAGTTCATCAGACTTTCGAAATCCGTCATTGCCAATCTTCATGAACTGAGTCGTTTTGAAGCTTCCTTTAATGGTACGCTTTGTGTTCACTTTAAATCTGGAGCGAAGGAATATGTTTCACGAACTTATGTGAATGCGATTAAGGAAGCTTTGAAAGTGAATAGGAGGAAAAAATAG
- a CDS encoding DUF3021 domain-containing protein — translation MKGFLNRSIAGIFFGSFLTLVTIFLTVYFGEKEVLDSSVLVKNALGLIICGWFFSVTPLLFEMENFTLKMKTVLHFLCVVILYFIVAFVIGWIPFTIKGFFGMLCIFIVFYTVIWLGFYLYFRQQAAKLNEDLNKL, via the coding sequence ATGAAGGGATTTTTGAACAGAAGTATAGCAGGTATTTTTTTCGGTTCTTTTTTGACACTGGTCACAATATTTTTGACGGTTTATTTTGGTGAAAAAGAAGTTCTGGATTCCAGTGTTCTAGTGAAAAATGCACTTGGATTAATAATTTGCGGATGGTTCTTCTCTGTAACACCATTGCTGTTTGAAATGGAGAACTTTACATTAAAGATGAAAACTGTTTTGCATTTCCTTTGTGTCGTCATATTGTATTTCATCGTTGCGTTCGTTATTGGCTGGATACCTTTCACGATCAAAGGGTTTTTCGGTATGCTTTGTATCTTTATCGTGTTCTATACAGTTATTTGGCTGGGATTCTACTTGTATTTCAGACAGCAGGCAGCAAAGTTGAATGAGGATTTGAATAAATTATAA
- a CDS encoding aldo/keto reductase translates to MEYITLNNGVKMPIVGTGTNTYGKENKDYNGELTNEIPELKSALELGYRSIDAAISYRNEALVGGILAESKVPREELFITTKVPAREEYVSSKESTRAAIDNSLKNFKTDYLDLLLIHAPIEDKEQLKNTWEVFEEYYEASKLKAIGVSNFKKNHLDELKEFAKVKPAVNQIQINLKEKNTELLDLLQEEGITPVAWGPMKTEEHQDEVLEEIGKAYGKTGAQVLLKYQIGRGVVVIPKSHNRENQAANLDLFDFELTAADIEKIENL, encoded by the coding sequence ATGGAATATATCACACTTAATAATGGAGTAAAAATGCCGATTGTTGGTACTGGTACTAATACGTACGGTAAAGAAAATAAAGACTATAACGGTGAATTGACAAATGAAATTCCTGAACTTAAATCAGCACTTGAGCTAGGATACCGTTCAATAGATGCAGCGATCAGTTATCGAAACGAGGCGCTTGTCGGGGGGATTTTAGCAGAGAGTAAAGTGCCTCGAGAAGAATTGTTCATTACGACAAAAGTTCCTGCGAGAGAAGAATATGTTTCTTCAAAGGAATCGACGCGAGCAGCAATCGATAATAGTCTAAAAAACTTTAAAACAGACTATCTGGACCTGCTTCTGATTCATGCTCCGATTGAAGACAAAGAGCAGCTTAAAAACACTTGGGAAGTTTTTGAAGAATATTATGAGGCGAGTAAACTTAAAGCAATTGGCGTATCGAACTTTAAGAAAAATCATTTGGATGAATTGAAAGAGTTCGCGAAAGTGAAGCCGGCCGTTAATCAAATACAAATTAATTTAAAAGAAAAGAACACAGAACTTCTTGATTTATTGCAAGAAGAGGGCATCACACCCGTAGCGTGGGGGCCGATGAAAACGGAAGAACACCAAGATGAAGTGCTGGAGGAAATCGGTAAAGCGTATGGGAAAACCGGTGCTCAAGTTTTATTGAAATATCAAATCGGGCGTGGTGTGGTCGTTATCCCGAAATCACACAACCGTGAAAACCAGGCAGCTAATCTGGATCTTTTCGATTTCGAACTGACTGCAGCGGATATAGAGAAAATTGAAAACCTATAG
- a CDS encoding permease prefix domain 1-containing protein, protein MEVVKHYVEKIIANLPINDEERALMKEEFENHILEHIDELRMVGYSEQQAIQQALQSFGEAYHIEKEMKKVLFPHYKWIRFCAAIVFTIFTLCISAHFISKWLEPRNASPISIGVIVMLLFICTFIFGAWELLYNEAKKAYKTKWLNVTTIFIVPTLLYEFIVYLQFQPDTLEDWLLHDELLIPLYVIFYVVGRQLYTYSIGEKIRG, encoded by the coding sequence ATGGAAGTCGTTAAACATTATGTAGAAAAAATTATAGCGAATTTGCCAATCAATGATGAAGAACGTGCTTTGATGAAAGAAGAATTTGAAAATCATATTTTGGAACATATCGATGAACTACGAATGGTTGGATATTCCGAACAGCAAGCCATTCAACAAGCTTTGCAGTCGTTCGGTGAAGCTTATCACATTGAAAAAGAAATGAAAAAAGTATTGTTCCCGCATTATAAATGGATACGCTTTTGCGCGGCGATTGTATTTACCATTTTTACACTATGTATTAGCGCCCACTTTATTTCAAAATGGCTGGAGCCCCGTAATGCTTCACCTATTTCCATCGGTGTGATAGTGATGCTGCTTTTCATTTGCACATTCATATTCGGTGCATGGGAACTGTTGTATAACGAAGCTAAAAAGGCTTATAAAACAAAATGGCTTAATGTGACAACCATTTTTATTGTACCGACGTTATTGTATGAATTCATCGTATATTTGCAATTCCAGCCGGATACTTTAGAAGATTGGTTACTTCATGATGAACTGTTGATTCCACTATATGTAATCTTTTACGTTGTGGGGCGCCAATTATATACGTATAGTATAGGCGAAAAAATTAGGGGTTGA
- a CDS encoding PadR family transcriptional regulator produces the protein MEKEMMKGSIDILLLSLLAEQDRYGYEMTKQLRVLSDEAYSMNEGTLYPALKRLEQQRLVTSYWQDEASGKRRKYYAITDVGREQLKQKISSWEQLTRLIKRTAGGLYGSR, from the coding sequence GTGGAAAAAGAAATGATGAAAGGGAGTATCGATATTTTACTGTTATCACTACTGGCAGAACAGGATCGATACGGCTATGAAATGACAAAGCAGCTTCGCGTATTAAGCGATGAAGCCTACTCTATGAATGAGGGTACGTTATACCCTGCGTTAAAGCGTTTAGAACAGCAGCGCCTTGTGACGAGTTATTGGCAAGACGAGGCTTCCGGAAAACGTCGGAAATACTATGCAATTACAGATGTGGGACGTGAACAATTAAAGCAAAAAATATCGAGTTGGGAGCAGTTGACCCGTTTAATCAAACGAACGGCAGGTGGATTGTATGGAAGTCGTTAA
- a CDS encoding sigma-70 family RNA polymerase sigma factor: MDLEQILDEHSEHLLRIAYYYTKSLHTAEDIVQDVFIKYLQSNYEENGKLQAYLTKMTINRCKDYLRSWAYRKIQLQEHLPIIPVLQKDRVIQKELTFSVGESVLSLQIKQREVIVLYYYEELNTAEIASLLKLPESTVRTRLRRARENLRPALSNEWEELYEK, encoded by the coding sequence ATGGATTTGGAGCAAATATTAGACGAACATAGTGAACACTTATTGCGTATAGCCTATTACTATACGAAAAGTCTACATACAGCTGAAGATATTGTTCAGGATGTTTTTATAAAATACTTGCAAAGTAATTATGAGGAAAACGGTAAATTGCAAGCTTACTTAACAAAAATGACCATTAACCGCTGTAAAGATTATTTAAGAAGTTGGGCCTATCGTAAAATTCAACTTCAAGAGCACTTGCCAATTATTCCTGTTTTACAAAAAGACAGGGTGATACAAAAGGAATTAACGTTTTCTGTCGGGGAATCAGTTCTCTCTTTACAGATCAAGCAAAGAGAAGTGATTGTTTTATATTATTATGAAGAATTAAATACAGCAGAAATTGCCTCCCTTTTAAAGTTACCTGAAAGTACAGTACGGACAAGACTTAGAAGAGCTCGTGAAAATTTGAGACCAGCACTATCGAATGAATGGGAGGAATTATATGAGAAATGA
- the pgeF gene encoding peptidoglycan editing factor PgeF, which translates to MKIKFYENNENRVLGITLKDPAFPENNNMALHVCNNEADIIENRQQLTSLLQTDLSKFVCANQTHSANFFRVEKSAIGKGAFDNASAVPETDALYTYEPNVVISSFTADCVPVLFYNEKTNVIGAVHSGWQGTIKEITLKLLQHLQQEENCDLSDLKVMIGPAISQEKFEVDADVQEKFKALGYADEFIYWNDETNKFHIDNQLTVKKQCMLAGVPEENITIDRMCTFMDEDGFSHRQDRSTGRHLSFIMRKE; encoded by the coding sequence ATGAAGATAAAATTTTATGAAAATAATGAAAATCGCGTACTAGGCATTACATTAAAAGATCCTGCCTTTCCCGAGAACAATAATATGGCACTCCATGTCTGCAATAACGAAGCGGATATTATCGAAAACCGCCAACAGCTTACCTCACTGCTGCAAACGGATTTATCTAAGTTTGTATGCGCCAACCAAACACATAGCGCCAACTTCTTCCGTGTGGAAAAATCCGCAATCGGCAAAGGAGCTTTCGACAATGCATCCGCTGTTCCCGAGACCGATGCACTATATACGTATGAACCGAATGTTGTAATCTCAAGCTTTACCGCAGATTGTGTCCCGGTCTTATTCTATAACGAAAAAACAAATGTCATCGGGGCTGTTCACTCCGGATGGCAAGGGACGATTAAGGAAATTACATTGAAACTGCTGCAGCATTTACAACAAGAAGAAAATTGTGATTTAAGTGATTTGAAAGTAATGATAGGACCTGCAATCAGCCAGGAAAAATTTGAAGTGGATGCCGATGTGCAGGAAAAATTCAAAGCACTCGGTTATGCAGATGAATTTATTTACTGGAATGATGAAACGAACAAATTCCATATCGACAACCAGTTAACCGTGAAAAAGCAGTGCATGCTTGCTGGTGTGCCTGAAGAGAATATTACGATTGACCGCATGTGCACATTTATGGACGAGGATGGATTCTCCCACCGCCAGGACCGCTCAACAGGCAGACATTTGAGCTTTATTATGCGGAAAGAATAG
- a CDS encoding ATPase, with protein sequence MKSWQIILTGFLPYVMAVITFIAFSNPYVNHMITFGTAASIIIYILPIYFFVVIPWYYVLYIMRKNYSKRALYLTSFVFCFLQPIVFGYFMKAPIGSEKFLFFVSPPFIVGIMVSTLCINWFYKEDLQQTTNGRGEPIGIDD encoded by the coding sequence ATGAAGAGTTGGCAAATCATTTTAACAGGTTTTTTACCTTATGTCATGGCGGTCATTACCTTTATCGCATTTTCAAACCCTTATGTGAATCATATGATTACATTCGGAACGGCCGCGTCCATTATCATTTATATTTTGCCGATTTATTTTTTTGTCGTGATTCCCTGGTATTATGTGCTGTACATCATGCGTAAAAATTACAGCAAACGGGCACTTTACTTAACAAGCTTTGTTTTTTGTTTTCTGCAGCCAATTGTATTTGGATACTTTATGAAAGCACCTATTGGCAGTGAGAAATTTTTATTTTTTGTATCACCACCGTTTATAGTAGGCATAATGGTTAGTACATTGTGTATTAACTGGTTTTATAAGGAAGATTTGCAGCAAACGACAAATGGAAGGGGAGAGCCGATTGGAATTGACGATTGA
- a CDS encoding DUF771 domain-containing protein, which produces MELTIEWQYITKSKQEITWRSEAIPAAHAYTLVLDMENTGRTKNIVMTDEHDSTWTLKELKKYLKSLETEPTEVEVYFDGGFNREEKLAGLGIVVYYKQNGKNYRLRTNQLAEYLTSNNEAEYAALNLAVEQLEEMGVHHQKIKIYGDSQVVINEMNGEWAVTDSVLTTWADKIDAKLQKLGIRPEYQYIDRKLNGEADQLANQALQEVEIYADIDIRKSKKR; this is translated from the coding sequence TTGGAATTGACGATTGAATGGCAATATATTACAAAGTCAAAGCAGGAAATTACATGGCGAAGTGAGGCAATTCCGGCAGCGCATGCTTATACACTCGTACTGGATATGGAAAATACAGGACGCACAAAAAATATAGTGATGACAGATGAACATGACAGTACATGGACATTGAAAGAGCTGAAAAAATATTTGAAATCTCTTGAAACAGAACCTACTGAAGTGGAAGTGTACTTCGATGGCGGATTTAATAGAGAAGAAAAGCTGGCCGGTTTAGGAATTGTCGTCTATTATAAACAGAATGGGAAAAACTACCGCTTGCGGACGAACCAGCTGGCGGAGTATTTGACATCAAACAATGAAGCGGAATATGCAGCATTAAATCTTGCAGTTGAACAGCTTGAAGAAATGGGCGTTCATCACCAAAAAATAAAGATTTACGGCGATTCGCAAGTCGTCATTAATGAAATGAACGGCGAATGGGCAGTAACCGATAGTGTTCTGACTACATGGGCGGATAAAATCGATGCGAAGCTCCAAAAGCTTGGGATTCGACCGGAGTATCAATATATCGACCGCAAACTAAATGGAGAAGCGGATCAGCTTGCTAATCAGGCACTGCAGGAAGTAGAAATATACGCGGATATTGATATACGAAAAAGTAAGAAAAGATAG
- a CDS encoding DNA primase, which yields MIRSVGTGSSSLNNQTRPRNLQQQTTAFPKIGEEQGVAREQEKLRTDEAERGPVMVGVKPKAQLKSIFDEPNGVVKLNADGDKLEVSKRAISLAKEVLYT from the coding sequence ATGATTCGTTCTGTTGGCACAGGGAGTTCAAGTTTAAACAACCAGACACGTCCCCGAAATTTACAGCAGCAAACTACAGCCTTTCCGAAAATCGGGGAAGAACAAGGTGTCGCACGAGAGCAGGAAAAGCTGCGAACAGATGAGGCCGAAAGAGGACCAGTAATGGTTGGAGTCAAACCGAAAGCACAGCTGAAATCCATTTTTGATGAACCGAATGGTGTCGTGAAGCTGAATGCGGACGGCGACAAATTGGAAGTTAGTAAGCGTGCGATCTCACTCGCAAAAGAAGTGCTCTATACGTAA